A portion of the Nakamurella flava genome contains these proteins:
- a CDS encoding SipW-dependent-type signal peptide-containing protein, protein MSAPSATRPQSTDGTSAGRTRRFGRRAMVIGGAAVLLIGGGAAYAYWSSTGVGEGEVDTGTAPAFVVSSTPGTGGPLSPGGPTETVAFSVANPSSGVLNLASVTAAVANADGTAWNVGNCTAADFTVGTPAITYGEIAAGADADGTVTVQMINRAQNQDDCQGLTVPIYFVAS, encoded by the coding sequence ATGTCCGCTCCGTCCGCCACCCGCCCGCAATCCACCGACGGCACCTCCGCCGGAAGGACCCGCCGTTTCGGTCGCCGAGCGATGGTGATCGGCGGTGCCGCCGTCCTGCTCATCGGTGGCGGAGCCGCCTACGCGTACTGGTCGTCCACCGGGGTGGGCGAGGGCGAGGTCGACACCGGGACCGCCCCGGCGTTCGTCGTCTCGAGCACCCCCGGCACGGGCGGGCCGCTGAGCCCGGGCGGCCCCACCGAGACCGTCGCGTTCTCGGTGGCCAACCCGTCGTCCGGTGTGCTGAACCTGGCCAGTGTCACCGCCGCGGTGGCCAACGCCGACGGCACTGCGTGGAACGTCGGGAACTGCACCGCCGCCGACTTCACCGTCGGGACGCCCGCGATCACCTACGGCGAGATCGCCGCCGGCGCCGATGCCGACGGCACCGTGACCGTGCAGATGATCAACCGCGCGCAGAATCAGGACGATTGCCAGGGGCTGACCGTGCCGATCTACTTCGTCGCCAGCTGA
- a CDS encoding beta strand repeat-containing protein: MRGTGRGLLLLVVATLVTALPSVAHAYFTSGGDGVSSVTAGHLATPTSPAVPSVSYTAAIPISWATGPGLAPTGYYVQRLGSRPGPACNSSATALLTSTSCVDTVPGDGDYSYRVIAVRDSWTTATTSGTTAVRLPVTATFCQQPTTAAAGTVLTPAVRLCLRTAGGDPAPAAGIQLTVRLGGTSSGHLQGTLTADTDSSGTATFATLRIDQSGTDYRLIASGSGLSDATSDRFAIVPANANVLVFATPARTATAATTSDGQSLVIRRNDPFGNPVTSGTSTVRLVTSSTGTTRFSTTVGGSAVTSITIPSGASSATVYYADTRSGRPVLTASATGLVSASQEETITPAAATTLTYTTAAPSFTVDAAARYGPLTIARRDTYGNAAPVATATAVSLTATGSSTTVFAATQSGSPTTTVTMAAGSSSVDFWVGDIRPGKPVLTAASTGLTSATQTATVTVGAAVALAFTTAARSGSASSSATLGPLTLRQQDVYGNAVAAPSSGLVITLRSSSAGARFATRSGGGAVTSVTMSSGATSVSAYYGDTVAGSPTVTASATGLAAANQSVTIAPGTSRKLVFRNAAITAAPSAARDLGPLTVQRQDSFGNPTTSGSTAVTLTTANTTTGSFAASSGGAATTLVTIPDGASTTTAWYGDTKTGTIKLSAAATNLSAASQNIVLAPVASQLVVTSTARSGAASSTATLGAITIVRRDQFGNAAPAPTGGTVISLSSSTTGTPVFATSSGGTPVTQVTMAAGSSTVSVYYGDTRVGTPVITAAASDVAAATQTQTITPGTTRALRIESAPLSGARSTSAQLGPLVVARIDAFGNLVTNSTASLTVGLTSTSTGRRFATTAGGTSVTTVSIPAGQATAGVYYGDSVAGSPTITVSATGLTSATQTATIS, encoded by the coding sequence ATGAGAGGCACCGGCAGGGGACTCCTGCTGCTCGTCGTCGCGACGCTGGTCACCGCCCTGCCCTCGGTGGCCCACGCCTACTTCACCTCGGGCGGCGACGGTGTCTCGAGCGTCACCGCGGGCCATCTCGCCACACCGACATCACCTGCGGTTCCCTCGGTCTCGTACACCGCAGCCATTCCGATCTCCTGGGCCACCGGGCCCGGACTGGCCCCCACCGGCTACTACGTGCAGCGCCTGGGCAGCCGACCCGGTCCGGCCTGCAACTCCAGCGCCACCGCCCTCCTGACGTCCACGTCCTGTGTCGACACGGTGCCGGGCGACGGCGACTACAGCTACCGGGTGATCGCCGTCCGTGACAGCTGGACGACCGCGACCACCAGTGGGACCACGGCGGTCCGGCTGCCGGTGACCGCGACGTTCTGTCAACAGCCCACCACGGCGGCGGCCGGAACCGTCCTCACCCCGGCCGTCCGGTTGTGCCTGCGCACGGCGGGCGGCGACCCCGCCCCCGCTGCCGGTATCCAGCTGACCGTGCGCCTCGGCGGTACGTCCAGCGGGCACCTCCAGGGCACCCTGACCGCGGACACCGACAGCAGCGGCACCGCCACGTTCGCGACGCTGCGCATCGACCAGTCTGGGACCGATTACCGACTGATCGCCTCGGGCTCCGGGCTGAGCGACGCCACGAGCGACCGTTTCGCCATCGTCCCGGCCAACGCCAACGTGCTGGTCTTCGCCACCCCGGCCCGTACCGCGACCGCTGCGACCACGTCCGACGGGCAGAGCCTGGTCATCCGCCGCAACGACCCGTTCGGAAACCCGGTGACCTCCGGTACGTCGACCGTCCGCCTCGTCACCTCCAGCACCGGCACCACCCGGTTCTCCACCACCGTCGGCGGGTCGGCGGTCACCAGCATCACCATCCCCTCGGGGGCGTCGTCGGCGACCGTCTACTACGCCGACACCCGTTCCGGCAGGCCGGTTCTCACTGCCTCCGCCACCGGCCTGGTCTCCGCCTCACAGGAGGAGACCATCACCCCGGCCGCCGCCACGACGCTCACGTACACGACCGCCGCGCCGTCGTTCACGGTCGACGCCGCCGCCCGGTACGGCCCCCTGACCATCGCCCGCCGCGACACCTACGGCAACGCCGCTCCCGTCGCGACCGCCACCGCCGTCTCCCTCACGGCGACCGGTTCCTCGACCACAGTCTTCGCCGCCACCCAGTCCGGCTCACCCACGACCACCGTCACCATGGCCGCCGGATCGAGCTCCGTCGACTTCTGGGTCGGCGACATCCGTCCCGGAAAACCAGTTCTCACCGCGGCCAGCACCGGATTGACCTCGGCCACCCAGACCGCGACCGTCACCGTCGGCGCCGCCGTCGCCCTGGCCTTCACCACCGCAGCCCGGTCCGGGAGTGCCTCCAGTTCGGCGACGCTGGGGCCGTTGACCCTGCGACAGCAGGATGTCTACGGCAACGCGGTCGCCGCCCCCAGCTCGGGGCTGGTCATCACCCTGCGCTCGTCCAGCGCCGGGGCCCGGTTCGCCACCCGCAGCGGCGGCGGCGCCGTCACCAGCGTGACCATGAGCTCCGGCGCGACGTCGGTCAGCGCCTACTACGGGGACACGGTCGCCGGCAGCCCCACCGTCACCGCGAGCGCCACCGGACTCGCCGCGGCCAACCAGAGCGTCACCATCGCGCCCGGCACCTCCCGCAAACTGGTGTTCCGCAACGCCGCCATCACGGCCGCGCCCAGTGCCGCGCGCGACCTCGGGCCGCTGACGGTGCAGCGCCAGGACTCCTTCGGCAATCCGACCACCTCCGGCAGCACCGCCGTCACGCTGACCACGGCCAACACCACCACCGGCAGTTTCGCCGCCAGCTCCGGCGGCGCGGCCACCACTCTCGTCACCATCCCGGACGGGGCATCGACCACGACCGCCTGGTACGGGGACACGAAGACAGGCACGATCAAGCTCTCCGCAGCGGCCACCAACCTGAGCGCGGCCAGCCAGAACATCGTGCTCGCCCCGGTGGCCAGCCAACTCGTCGTCACCAGCACCGCGCGCAGCGGAGCGGCATCCTCGACCGCCACCCTCGGCGCCATCACCATCGTCCGGCGGGACCAGTTCGGCAACGCCGCCCCCGCCCCGACCGGCGGCACCGTGATCTCGCTCAGCTCCTCGACGACCGGGACACCGGTGTTCGCCACCTCTTCGGGAGGGACACCGGTCACCCAGGTGACGATGGCCGCCGGCTCCTCGACCGTGTCGGTCTACTACGGCGACACCCGGGTCGGTACGCCCGTCATCACCGCCGCCGCGAGTGACGTGGCGGCGGCGACGCAGACCCAGACGATCACCCCGGGCACCACCCGGGCACTGCGGATCGAGTCGGCGCCGCTGTCCGGGGCGAGGTCGACCAGCGCCCAGCTCGGTCCGCTGGTGGTGGCGCGGATCGACGCGTTCGGCAACCTGGTCACCAACAGCACCGCGTCGTTGACGGTCGGCCTGACGTCCACCTCGACCGGCCGCCGCTTCGCCACCACCGCCGGCGGGACGAGCGTCACCACGGTCTCGATCCCCGCCGGTCAGGCCACCGCCGGCGTCTACTACGGCGACTCGGTGGCGGGCTCCCCGACCATCACGGTGTCGGCCACCGGGCTGACCTCGGCGACGCAGACCGCCACCATCAGCTGA
- a CDS encoding MMPL family transporter, with translation MPQPPTPAHLTEGPPASAGAPSRPGPTSRRSAVLRAVGLLALVGVWLAIAGLGGPAVGKLSTVQSNDQETFLPVGAEAVQADKAAAAFDTTGALPAFVVFTSEGGAQATPEQLASWGGFAQQVAGLTVTDEATGTSLGTIADYLVAPEASGGAPSAVPLIPAQDGQAALAVVSLSSDKVTAINPTSGKNVVAPVVDTLRTAAADAVAGGQVSVAGPAGLIADLGTAFAGIDGLLLLVALGAVLLILFVVYRAVVLPFLVLFTSLSALAAAGGLVYLLADNGVLTLNGQSQGILFILVVGAATDYALLLVSRYREELTRVQSRFTAMGRAWRACVEPIAASAGTVIIGLLCLLLSDLNSNRSLGPIGALGIGASFVAALTLLPALLMAGRWLFWPRIPRVLADRGLRHLGRHQALSAHGPTVAEPADDADHPGRHEADEVTGTAGRDAAASSRGGRAAAAGRDAAAPSRGGVWARVAVLVARHPRRIWLITVAGLAVAFAFVTTLQASGTQQTDVFLTDVESVAGQDALAQHFPGGSGNPVVIIAPESATDQVVSAVAAVPGISGQPAAVTASGAPASAGNPQPAAVVDGRVQIQATLASTPDSPAAKDTVRAVRDAVHALPGVGDQVLVGGATAIQVDTVDTAERDLTVIIPAILLAVLLVLVLLLRSLVAALLLTVATVLSFGAALGVSALVFNHVFDFPGADPAVPLFSFVFLVALGVDYSIFLMTRAREEVAFFGPKEGVLRGLRVTGGVITSAGLVLAATFAALAVIPILFLAQIAFIVAFGVLLDTFIVRTLLVPALAVDLGWKTWWPIRPKPTKHQLEVRGEPLVKS, from the coding sequence GTGCCGCAGCCCCCCACGCCGGCTCACCTGACCGAGGGGCCGCCCGCTTCCGCGGGCGCCCCATCCCGGCCCGGCCCCACCAGCCGACGGTCCGCCGTCCTGCGCGCGGTGGGCCTGCTCGCCCTCGTCGGGGTCTGGCTGGCCATCGCCGGGCTGGGCGGCCCCGCCGTGGGCAAACTGTCGACCGTCCAGTCCAACGACCAGGAGACGTTCCTGCCGGTCGGAGCGGAAGCCGTCCAGGCCGACAAGGCCGCCGCGGCGTTCGACACCACCGGGGCGCTGCCCGCGTTCGTCGTGTTCACCAGCGAGGGCGGTGCGCAGGCCACCCCGGAGCAGCTGGCGTCCTGGGGCGGCTTCGCCCAGCAGGTCGCCGGGCTGACGGTCACGGACGAAGCCACCGGGACCAGCCTGGGCACCATCGCGGATTATCTGGTGGCCCCCGAGGCGTCCGGCGGGGCACCCTCGGCGGTTCCGCTGATCCCCGCCCAGGACGGGCAGGCCGCCCTGGCCGTCGTCTCGCTGTCCAGCGACAAGGTGACCGCGATCAATCCGACCAGCGGCAAGAACGTGGTCGCCCCGGTCGTCGACACCCTCCGCACCGCGGCCGCCGACGCCGTCGCCGGCGGGCAGGTGTCGGTCGCCGGTCCCGCCGGTCTGATCGCCGATCTCGGCACCGCCTTCGCCGGGATCGACGGCCTGCTGCTGCTGGTCGCGCTCGGTGCGGTGCTGCTCATCCTGTTCGTGGTCTACCGGGCGGTGGTGCTGCCGTTCCTGGTGCTGTTCACCTCGCTCAGCGCCCTGGCCGCCGCCGGCGGGCTGGTCTATCTGCTGGCCGACAACGGCGTCCTCACCCTCAACGGTCAGAGCCAGGGCATCCTGTTCATCCTCGTCGTCGGCGCGGCGACCGACTATGCGTTGCTCCTGGTCTCCCGGTACCGGGAGGAGCTCACCCGGGTGCAGTCGCGCTTCACCGCGATGGGACGGGCCTGGCGGGCCTGCGTCGAACCCATCGCCGCTTCGGCCGGCACCGTCATCATCGGCCTGCTCTGCCTGCTGTTGTCCGACCTGAACTCCAACCGGTCGCTCGGCCCGATCGGGGCGCTCGGTATCGGTGCCTCCTTCGTCGCCGCCCTCACCCTGCTGCCCGCGCTGTTGATGGCCGGCCGCTGGCTGTTCTGGCCGCGGATCCCGCGGGTGCTGGCCGATCGCGGCCTGCGGCACCTCGGCCGGCACCAGGCGCTGTCCGCCCACGGGCCGACCGTCGCCGAGCCGGCCGACGACGCCGATCACCCCGGGCGGCACGAGGCCGACGAGGTCACCGGAACGGCCGGACGGGACGCAGCGGCTTCCTCCCGGGGTGGTCGTGCTGCTGCCGCCGGTCGCGACGCCGCGGCCCCGTCCCGGGGCGGGGTCTGGGCGCGCGTCGCGGTACTGGTCGCCCGCCACCCCCGGCGCATCTGGCTGATCACGGTGGCCGGGCTCGCCGTGGCCTTCGCGTTCGTCACGACCCTGCAGGCGTCCGGCACCCAGCAGACCGACGTGTTTCTCACCGACGTCGAATCGGTCGCCGGCCAGGACGCCCTGGCCCAGCACTTCCCGGGCGGCTCCGGCAACCCGGTCGTCATCATCGCGCCGGAATCGGCCACCGACCAGGTCGTCTCGGCCGTGGCGGCGGTCCCCGGCATCTCCGGTCAGCCGGCTGCGGTCACCGCGTCCGGGGCGCCGGCCTCGGCCGGCAACCCTCAGCCCGCGGCGGTCGTCGACGGGCGGGTGCAGATCCAGGCCACCCTGGCGAGCACCCCCGATTCGCCGGCGGCCAAGGACACGGTCCGTGCGGTCCGGGACGCGGTGCACGCGTTGCCCGGGGTCGGCGACCAGGTGCTGGTCGGCGGGGCGACCGCGATCCAGGTCGACACCGTCGACACCGCCGAGCGCGACCTGACGGTCATCATCCCGGCCATCCTGCTGGCCGTGCTGCTGGTGCTCGTCCTGCTGCTGCGCTCGCTGGTCGCCGCGCTGCTGCTGACGGTGGCCACCGTGCTGTCCTTCGGTGCGGCGCTGGGGGTGTCGGCGCTGGTGTTCAACCATGTCTTCGACTTCCCGGGCGCGGATCCGGCGGTGCCGCTGTTCTCATTCGTCTTCCTGGTCGCGCTGGGGGTCGACTACTCGATCTTCCTGATGACTCGGGCCCGGGAGGAGGTCGCGTTCTTCGGTCCGAAGGAGGGGGTGCTGCGCGGGCTGCGGGTGACCGGTGGGGTGATCACCAGCGCTGGTCTCGTGCTGGCCGCCACGTTCGCGGCCCTGGCCGTCATCCCCATCCTGTTCCTGGCGCAGATCGCGTTCATCGTGGCGTTCGGCGTGCTGCTGGACACCTTCATCGTCCGCACCCTGCTGGTCCCGGCGCTGGCCGTCGACCTGGGGTGGAAGACCTGGTGGCCGATCCGGCCGAAACCCACGAAGCACCAACTCGAGGTGCGGGGCGAACCACTGGTGAAGAGCTGA
- a CDS encoding MarR family winged helix-turn-helix transcriptional regulator has translation MTSAADEHPRDWMTGRLLATAARVVEHRWNERLRDCGVSHAGLVLLHSLSQGPSGQRELAGRLRVTEQTLARTVATLESSGHVARHQDQPDRRRRTVEITPTGLDLLARMSDIGDDLTDEIVRSAGGDVAAFRQGLLALVDHLGSGDRFGQSGTDAPGGAATS, from the coding sequence GTGACCTCCGCTGCCGACGAGCACCCCCGGGACTGGATGACGGGCCGTCTGCTCGCCACCGCCGCCCGGGTCGTCGAGCACCGGTGGAACGAGCGCCTGCGCGATTGCGGAGTCAGTCACGCCGGCCTGGTCCTGCTGCACTCGCTGTCCCAGGGCCCCTCCGGTCAACGCGAACTGGCCGGTCGCCTCCGGGTCACCGAGCAGACCCTGGCCCGCACCGTCGCCACCCTCGAGTCCTCCGGCCATGTCGCGCGGCACCAGGACCAGCCGGACCGGCGCCGCCGCACCGTCGAGATCACCCCGACCGGACTGGATCTGCTGGCGCGCATGTCCGACATCGGTGACGACCTGACCGACGAGATCGTCCGCTCAGCCGGCGGCGACGTCGCGGCGTTCCGGCAGGGACTGCTGGCCCTCGTCGACCACCTGGGCTCGGGTGACCGGTTCGGTCAGAGCGGGACCGATGCCCCCGGCGGTGCTGCGACGTCGTAG
- a CDS encoding putative bifunctional diguanylate cyclase/phosphodiesterase has protein sequence MTEVDRVIAVSGWLLMQSWWAGVLACLAALNIAWYGRSRQPLLLWSAVATGAAVVSILLTALGLVLGADAPWSLLVAARSVAVGVLLVAFVLCLHSLVPLPAVQVAVVAILGTRMLFVVLGFLPIGRWTLAAGTSSPNYSPVSRAVFAVTVLIVFVYIVIAMVRLPRRSRIELGLAAALSASPVLVVVGVLDGAQVEIVASLWLAPLALLVGAWSSRHVAELRGSLRTALTDRDDAREMSYRQARTDHRTGLPNARGAAELLEARLEALAPGQVVAVRVLTVDLRQVRADEGDLAADAASYQIALTLRRMGEETDVARLGESVFGVFVTCRSDEWVARLVAQTEESYGAFRRGTGLPSGTPLHTGIALSADGVDADELLQRARTAAAEAQEQQRQVAVYAADLQEIRSRRARLGRLLTGAVTSGEIEVHYQPVVDPHTGRRVKAEALARWRHHGRLHPPDEWIPLAERRGLMPAIGEEVLRIAARDQVRLGCPVAVNVSPGQLAAPDFVATVLRIVGDSCPRERIVLEITEDAIMADFAGALRVLQELRAAGFSIALDDFGTKYSSLSRVAQVPFDILKIDRSFIQRIEDEQGRAMVAAIQALTHALGKVSVAEGVETPAQLTALREIGCDLVQGFLTGRPEPIEAAELATETPSWVSPDAPVYDVAAPPGASVPL, from the coding sequence GTGACAGAGGTGGACCGGGTCATCGCGGTGAGCGGCTGGCTGTTGATGCAGTCGTGGTGGGCGGGCGTTCTCGCCTGCCTGGCCGCCCTCAACATCGCCTGGTACGGCCGTTCTCGTCAACCCCTGCTGCTCTGGTCCGCAGTCGCCACCGGGGCAGCGGTCGTCAGCATCCTCCTCACCGCGCTCGGTCTCGTCCTGGGGGCCGATGCGCCATGGAGCCTGCTCGTCGCCGCGCGTTCCGTCGCGGTCGGTGTCCTGCTGGTCGCGTTCGTCCTGTGCCTGCACAGCCTCGTCCCCCTACCGGCCGTGCAGGTGGCCGTGGTGGCGATCCTGGGCACCAGGATGCTGTTCGTCGTCCTCGGTTTCCTGCCGATCGGCCGGTGGACCCTCGCCGCCGGCACGAGTTCGCCGAACTACTCCCCGGTGAGCCGCGCGGTCTTCGCGGTCACCGTGCTGATCGTCTTCGTCTACATCGTGATCGCCATGGTCCGGTTGCCGCGGCGGTCCCGGATCGAGTTGGGTCTGGCCGCCGCGCTCTCGGCGTCACCGGTGTTGGTCGTGGTGGGCGTGCTCGACGGGGCGCAGGTGGAAATCGTCGCCTCCCTCTGGCTGGCGCCGCTGGCTCTGCTGGTCGGCGCCTGGTCCAGCCGCCACGTCGCGGAACTACGGGGGTCGTTGCGTACCGCGCTGACCGATCGGGACGACGCGCGTGAGATGTCGTACCGGCAGGCCCGGACCGATCACCGCACCGGCCTGCCCAACGCGCGCGGAGCGGCGGAACTGCTCGAGGCCCGGTTGGAGGCGCTCGCCCCCGGGCAGGTGGTGGCCGTTCGGGTCCTGACCGTGGATCTGCGCCAGGTGCGGGCCGACGAGGGCGATCTGGCCGCCGACGCGGCGAGCTACCAGATCGCCCTCACCCTGCGGCGGATGGGGGAGGAGACGGACGTGGCCCGCCTGGGCGAATCGGTCTTCGGCGTGTTCGTCACCTGCCGGTCGGACGAATGGGTCGCCCGCCTGGTCGCGCAGACGGAGGAGAGTTACGGGGCGTTCCGGCGCGGCACCGGCCTGCCCTCGGGTACGCCCCTCCACACCGGTATCGCCCTCAGCGCGGACGGCGTCGATGCCGACGAGCTGTTGCAACGGGCCCGTACCGCCGCGGCCGAGGCGCAGGAACAACAACGACAAGTGGCCGTCTACGCCGCCGACCTGCAGGAGATCCGTAGCCGCCGGGCCCGCCTCGGACGTCTGCTGACCGGGGCCGTGACCTCCGGCGAGATCGAGGTCCACTATCAGCCGGTGGTCGACCCCCACACCGGTCGACGGGTCAAGGCCGAGGCCCTGGCCCGCTGGCGCCATCATGGTCGACTGCATCCGCCGGACGAATGGATCCCCCTGGCCGAGCGACGGGGCCTGATGCCGGCGATCGGCGAGGAGGTCCTGCGGATCGCGGCCCGTGACCAGGTCCGGCTGGGCTGCCCGGTCGCCGTCAATGTCTCGCCGGGGCAGCTCGCCGCCCCCGATTTCGTCGCCACGGTGCTCCGCATCGTCGGTGACTCCTGTCCACGGGAACGCATCGTCCTCGAGATCACCGAGGATGCGATCATGGCGGACTTCGCGGGGGCCCTGCGGGTCCTGCAGGAACTGCGGGCCGCGGGCTTCTCCATCGCCCTCGATGATTTCGGCACCAAGTACAGCTCGCTCAGCCGCGTGGCGCAGGTGCCGTTCGACATCCTGAAGATCGACCGTTCCTTCATCCAGCGCATCGAGGACGAGCAGGGCCGGGCGATGGTGGCCGCCATCCAGGCGCTCACACACGCGCTGGGGAAGGTGTCGGTGGCCGAGGGGGTGGAGACCCCGGCGCAGTTGACGGCACTGCGTGAGATCGGCTGCGACCTGGTCCAGGGATTCCTCACCGGCCGCCCGGAGCCGATCGAGGCGGCGGAACTCGCGACCGAGACGCCGTCGTGGGTGTCGCCGGACGCGCCGGTCTACGACGTCGCAGCACCGCCGGGGGCATCGGTCCCGCTCTGA
- the clpB gene encoding ATP-dependent chaperone ClpB, with the protein MNLEILTTKSREVVTAAVTAATAAGNSTVEPAHLLGALLATPGSTAPGLLRAVGADPAVVKSRTDALLSRLPKITGSTVGQPQLSRAVANVITGAEQIMRAAGDEFLSTEHLLAALARPADGDPVATLLTELGATTDALVEAFPVVRGGDRKVTSQDPEGSYQALEKYGVDLTERAREGKIDPVIGRDSEIRRVVQVLSRRTKNNPVLIGEPGVGKTAVVEGLAQRIVAGDVPSSLRDKRLISLDMGAMIAGAKYRGEFEERLKSVLEEIKGSNGEVVTFIDELHTVVGAGATGEGAMDAGNMLKPMLARGELRMVGATTLDEYREHIEKDPALERRFQQVLVGEPSVEDTVGILRGIKERYEAHHGVRIADSALVAAATLSDRYITSRFLPDKAIDLIDEAASRLRMEIDSRPVEIDELQRSVDRLKMEELALEKESDAASQERLTRLRRDLADRNEQLTAMNERWEREKSGLNRVGELKKELDELRMQAERYQREGDLAKASELLYAKIPALERELSQAISAEKADEVAEAPMVSEEVGPDDIATVIAAWTGIPAGRLLEGETEKLLRMESELGRRVIGQREAVQAVSDAVRRARAGISDPDRPTGSFLFVGPTGVGKTELAKALADFLFDDPRAMVRIDMSEYSEKHSVARLVGAPPGYVGYDEGGQLTEAVRRRPYSVILLDEVEKAHPDVFDILLQVLDDGRLTDGQGRTVDFRNTLLILTSNLGSQALVQAGLPEEQRREAVMSVVRTAFKPEFLNRLDDIVFFSALTTEELGSIVDVQVGALAKRLASRRLTLDVTDAAREWLAVGGFDPLYGARPLRRLIQSAIGDQLAKELLAGQIRDGQRVVVDVPEGAGIDATGLVVRAAETDEVLRV; encoded by the coding sequence ATGAACCTGGAGATCCTCACCACGAAGAGCCGCGAGGTGGTCACCGCGGCCGTCACCGCCGCGACCGCCGCCGGCAATTCCACGGTGGAACCGGCGCACCTGCTGGGTGCCCTGCTGGCGACCCCCGGGTCGACCGCGCCCGGTTTGCTGCGCGCCGTCGGCGCCGATCCCGCGGTCGTCAAGTCCCGCACCGACGCCCTGCTGTCCCGGCTGCCCAAGATCACCGGCAGCACCGTCGGCCAGCCCCAGCTCTCCCGCGCGGTGGCCAACGTCATCACCGGGGCCGAGCAGATCATGCGGGCCGCCGGCGACGAGTTCCTGTCCACCGAGCACCTGCTGGCCGCTCTCGCGCGGCCCGCCGACGGCGACCCCGTCGCCACGCTGCTCACCGAGCTGGGCGCCACCACCGACGCCCTGGTCGAGGCGTTCCCGGTGGTCCGTGGCGGCGACCGCAAGGTCACCAGTCAGGACCCGGAGGGTTCCTACCAGGCGCTGGAGAAGTACGGCGTCGACCTCACCGAGCGGGCTCGCGAGGGCAAGATCGACCCGGTCATCGGCCGTGACTCCGAGATCCGCCGCGTGGTGCAGGTGCTGTCCCGGCGGACCAAGAACAACCCCGTGCTGATCGGCGAGCCCGGCGTCGGCAAGACCGCCGTCGTCGAGGGCCTGGCCCAGCGCATCGTCGCCGGGGACGTCCCGTCATCGCTGCGCGACAAGCGGCTCATCTCGCTCGACATGGGCGCGATGATCGCCGGCGCCAAGTACCGCGGCGAGTTCGAGGAACGGCTGAAGTCGGTCCTCGAGGAGATCAAGGGCAGCAACGGCGAGGTGGTCACCTTCATCGACGAGCTGCACACGGTCGTCGGCGCCGGGGCGACCGGCGAGGGCGCGATGGATGCGGGCAACATGCTCAAGCCGATGCTGGCCCGGGGCGAGCTGCGGATGGTCGGCGCGACCACGTTGGACGAGTACCGCGAGCACATCGAGAAGGATCCGGCCCTGGAGCGCCGTTTCCAGCAGGTGCTGGTCGGGGAGCCGAGCGTGGAGGACACCGTCGGCATTCTGCGCGGCATCAAGGAGCGCTACGAGGCGCACCACGGGGTCCGGATCGCCGATTCCGCGCTGGTCGCCGCGGCGACCCTGTCGGACCGCTACATCACCAGCCGGTTCCTGCCCGACAAGGCCATCGACCTCATCGACGAGGCCGCGTCCCGGTTGCGGATGGAGATCGACTCCCGACCCGTGGAGATCGATGAGCTCCAGCGCAGTGTCGACCGGTTGAAGATGGAAGAGCTGGCCCTGGAGAAGGAGTCGGACGCTGCCTCCCAGGAGCGCCTGACCCGGCTTCGCCGCGACCTGGCCGACCGCAACGAACAGCTCACTGCGATGAACGAGCGGTGGGAGCGGGAGAAGTCGGGCCTGAACCGGGTCGGCGAGCTGAAGAAGGAGCTCGACGAACTGCGCATGCAGGCCGAGCGGTACCAGCGCGAGGGCGACCTGGCCAAGGCCTCCGAGCTGCTCTACGCCAAGATCCCGGCCCTGGAACGTGAGCTGTCGCAAGCCATCTCGGCCGAGAAGGCCGACGAGGTCGCCGAAGCACCCATGGTCAGCGAGGAAGTCGGACCGGACGACATCGCCACCGTCATCGCCGCCTGGACCGGGATTCCGGCCGGCCGGCTGCTGGAGGGCGAGACCGAGAAGCTGCTGCGCATGGAGTCCGAACTCGGACGCCGGGTGATCGGCCAACGCGAGGCGGTGCAGGCGGTCAGCGACGCGGTGCGCCGCGCGCGGGCCGGCATCTCCGACCCCGATCGGCCGACCGGCTCGTTCCTGTTCGTCGGGCCGACCGGTGTCGGCAAGACCGAGCTGGCCAAGGCACTGGCCGATTTCCTCTTCGACGACCCGCGGGCCATGGTCCGCATCGACATGAGCGAGTACTCCGAGAAGCACTCAGTGGCCCGGCTGGTCGGTGCCCCGCCCGGTTACGTGGGCTACGACGAGGGTGGTCAGCTCACCGAGGCGGTCCGCCGCCGGCCCTACTCGGTGATCCTGCTCGACGAGGTCGAGAAGGCCCACCCGGACGTCTTCGACATCCTGCTGCAGGTGCTGGACGACGGCCGGCTGACCGACGGCCAGGGGCGCACGGTCGACTTCCGCAACACCCTGCTGATCCTGACCTCGAACCTGGGCAGCCAGGCGCTGGTGCAGGCCGGTCTGCCGGAGGAGCAGCGCCGGGAGGCGGTCATGTCGGTGGTGCGGACGGCCTTCAAGCCCGAGTTCCTCAACCGGCTCGACGACATCGTGTTCTTCTCCGCGTTGACCACCGAGGAGCTGGGCTCGATCGTCGACGTCCAGGTCGGCGCGCTGGCCAAGCGGCTGGCCTCCCGGCGGCTCACGTTGGACGTGACCGACGCGGCCCGCGAATGGCTGGCGGTCGGCGGGTTCGACCCGCTCTACGGGGCGCGTCCGCTGCGTCGCCTGATCCAGTCGGCCATCGGTGACCAGCTGGCCAAGGAACTGCTGGCCGGGCAGATCCGCGACGGCCAGAGGGTCGTCGTCGACGTGCCGGAGGGTGCCGGCATCGACGCCACGGGCCTGGTCGTTCGTGCGGCGGAGACCGATGAGGTCCTGCGCGTCTGA